The Candidatus Amarolinea dominans genome segment GACGCCAGCTTTGTGGACGTGGAGATGCTGTCTTGATGGACATGGCAAGACCGCAAATCACGGTGGCGCTGGCGGGCAATCCCAACACCGGGAAGAGCACGGTGTTCAACGCGCTGACCGGATTGCAGCAGCATGTGGCAAACTGGCCGGGGAAAACCGTTGAGAAGAAAGAAGGAATCTGCACACGCGTCAGCGGCGCGCAGATGACGGTCGTTGACCTGCCGGGCACCTACAGCCTGTCTGCCTATTCGCCCGAAGAAGTCATTGCGCGTGACTACATCCTGCAGGAGCGTCCGCAGGTGGTCATCAACGTGGTGGATGCGTTCAACCTGGAACGCAACCTTTACCTGACCGTGCAACTGCTCGAACTGGGCGCGAACCTGGTCCTGGCGGTCAACATGGTGGATATGGCCGATGCCGCCGGCCTGCAGCTCGACTGTGCGCGGCTGTCTGCGCTGCTTGGGGGCATTGCGGTCGTGCCCATGGTCGCCCGGCGCGGCAGCGGCCTGGATGAGCTGCTGAGCAGCGTGCAGGCGGCCGCGCAGGCGCCGGAGGATTCGCGCCCTGCGTTTCGCCTCGATTATGGCCGTGAGATCGAGGCTGAAATTGCCCGCGTCGGCGCAGCCTATGCTCGCAGTCTGCCGGCGCCGGCGGCTGGTGTGGACGACCAGGCATCGCCGCTCACGCGCTGGGTCGCGCTCAAGCTGTTGGAGGGCGAGGGCGAGCTGCCGCTGGCGCTGATGCAGCCCGCCGCGGCGCTCGCCGCACCTGCGCCTGTGCTGCCGGCCGTGCAGGCCAGTCAACAGCGCCTGCGCCAGTTCTACGGCGATGAGGTGGACATCGCCATCACCGATCAGCGCTACGGCTTTGTGCGCGGCCTGGCGCGTCAGGTCATCCGCCAGGCCCGTCCGGCCCGCCTGGACCTGACCGACCGCATTGACGGCGTGGTCACGCACCGCTGGCTCGGCATCCCCTTCTTCCTGGGCATGATGTACCTGATCTTTCACGTGGTGCAAAATGTCTCCACCCCCTATCTCGATTGGGTGGATGGGGTCATCAACGGGCCGATTGCGCGTTGGCTCAGCGCGCTTTTGAGCCTGCTGCAGGCGCCGGCCTGGCTGCAATCGCTGCTGGTGGATGGCGTGGTGGCCGGCGTGGGCAGCGTGCTAGCCTTCGTGCCGGGCCTGCTGGTGCTCTATTTCTTCCTGTCACTGCTCGAGGACAGCGGCTACATGGCGCGCGCGGCCTTTGTGATGGACCGGGCTATGAGCTGGATGGGACTGCACGGCAAGTCGTTCGTGCCGATGATCCTGGGCTTCGGCTGCGCGGTGCCTGCCATTTACGCCACGCGCACCCTGGAAAACCGCCGCGACCGCGTGCTCACCGCGCTGCTGGTGCCGCTGATGTCCTGCTCGGCACGGCTGCCGGTCTACGTGGTGTTTGGGCTGGCCTTCTTTCGTGAGCAGTCCGGCACCCTGATCTGGGCGCTGTATGCCACCGGAATTGTGGTGGCCGCGCTGGCCGGTCTCCTTCTCAGCAACACGGTGCTGCGCCAGCAGGCGGACAGCGCGTTTGTGCTGGAGCTTCCGCCCTATCGTCTGCCCACCTGGCACAGCCTGCGCGTCCACATGTGGGCCAACGTCAGCGATTTTGTGCGCAAGGCTGGCAGCCTCATCCTGGTGGCCTCCCTGGTTATCTGGCTGCTGCTCAACCTGCCCTGGGGCGTACAGGATCAGCGGCACAGCCTTTTCGGCCAGATCAGCCAGGCAGTGGCGCCGCTGCTGGTCCCGGCCGGCTTCGGTCATTGGGACGCGGCCGGCGCGCTGGTCACCGGGCTGGCGGCCAAAGAGGTGGTGGTCAGCACCCTGGCGCAGATCTACGCGCCGCAGGCGCCCGCCGCGCCGGCGCTGTCCAACGCCAACGTGGGCGCGGAGCTGCTGGGCATCGTCACCGGTTTGGGCAAGGCGACCCTGCAGGCCGGCCGCACCCTGTTGAGCCTGCTGCCCGGATTGGGCAGGATCGCGCCGGCCGCGCCGGCCACCGACACGGCCCTGAGCAGCGCGCTGCGTCAGCATTTCACGCCGCTCAGCGGGCTTTCCTACCTGGTGTTCGTCCTGCTCTATGTGCCGTGCGCAGCCACCCTGGGCGCGATCAAGGCCGAGTTTGGGTGGCGCTGGGCCGCATTTTCAGCCGGCTATCAGACCGGCATGGCCTATCTGGCAGCGGTACTCGTCTTTCAGGTGGGTCGCCTGGCGGGGTTCGCCTGATGCTGCACGAGATTCTGGACGCCCTGGGGCAAAGCACGGGCGCGCTGTGCCTGGATGACCTGGCGCAGCGCCTGGACATCAACCAGGCGGCGCTCGCAGGCATGCTGCAAACGCTGGTGCAGCGGGGATACCTGGTGGAAGTCGCGGACGCGGCGTCGCCGTGCAGCGCGTGCGCGTGGCGCGGCGGCTGCGTCATCATGACGACGGCCCGGCGCCGTTACGCGCCGGCGCGCAGCGGGGGGACCGGTCACGATCGAGCTGTTTGACAACTCATGAGGATGGTTGTAGACTCAGGGTCGTGGAAGAACCGCGATCGGTTGCGCGCCCGCGACGAAACCGTGACTTTCAGGGCGAGATAGAGGTTGTGGAATATGCAGATTGTAGCCATCTTGTGTCCTGAACACATAGAAGAGAAACTTGAGGCCAAGCATGGCGTCACCGATCGTGAAGCCCGTCAGGTATTACTTGGTAGGTCCCGGATTCGCTTTGCGGAGAAGGGCCATACCGACGGAGAAAATGTGTATGTGAGTTTCGGACATACGATGGGAGGCCGCTATCTGGCTGTATTCTTCATCTATAAGCCAACTAGCCAGACGGCCGTTATTATCAGTGCGCGTGAGATGAGCGAGAGAGAGCGTAGAACCTATGGACGCAAGTAAATTTAGCAGCATTTCACAGGTAGATACCGATGAAGGCGTGGGTGAGTTCTGGGATACCCACGATTTCACCGAATTCGACAATCCTGGCCTGCCCGATGTGGAGTTTACTATGGCGTGTGCTGTGCCAATCGAGATTGAGTTGTTCATGGCGCTTGAAAAGCAGGCTCACCGACGCGGCGTGCAGGTCGAGACGTTAGCGAATTTATGGCTGCAACAGAAGCTTGTCGAGCACATGCAGTATGCGGTTGCCTGAACCAGATCATCGTGCCCAAGATTCGACAAGCTGCTGATATCCGCATCAATGACCAGTGGCGCATCTGCTTCCGTTGGCAGGAGGGTGACGCCTACGATGTCGAAGTGACGGACTATCATTGAGCGTGAGAGGCTGAGGACCATGACTACTAAGTTTGCACCGGTACATCCAGGAGAGATTCTAGTGGAACGATGAACACGGTCGTGCTTGAAGTTCGATCACTATCCGAGACGCTGGCTGACGCAGCGCACACCATGAATGCCGGTCGTGCAGAACACGAGGCGCACATCGGTTTCGCCACCCCCGAGTTGTTATGGCAGGTGCTTACCAGCAGACGATGGCAACTGCTCAAAGTCATGTGTGGCGCGGGACCCATTTCAATTCGCGAGGCGGCTCGCCGTGTCGGGCGTGACGTGAAGGCTGTTCACGGTGATATGACGGCTTTGCTCAATGCGGGTCTGATTGATCGCACGGTGGATGGTCGCGTTGAATTTCCCTTTGAAACCGTCAAAGTAGAGTTTATGCTGCACGTGGCGCCAATTGTGAGTGCTGCACCGCCGAGCAGGCCGATGCAATTGGCAGTCGGTGGTCATCGCTGAACTCCCGGCGGCGACTGAAGCGATGGCCGTTGGAGCGTTTAGCAACAGGCCCTGTCACGACTGCCTGACGAGCTGCGCCCTGCCTACAAGGCTGCGTACTATGACGATGGCTTCTGGGGGACGACACACGATGAATACGGGGCGATGGTGGAGAGCGCGGCGGGTCTGGTTTGTGGAGAAAGACCGCCAGGGCTGCTCGCATCTGTACCCGCTGCTGGACCATTACCGGATGGGATATATGAGCACAAAGGCGAACACAACGCTATCCGAATCAGAAATTGATCAGATTGTCATTGCACAGGCCGATGATGATGCGGCTTGGGAACCTCCGATTCAGGTCGAACGCAGCACACCTGCATTGTTGTCACTACCCGGCGATTTGGTGATGCGGGCGACGTTCCTGGCGCAATTGCATCGCACGAAAAGCGTTGAGGAATGGCTCACACGCGTCGTTCAGGAACGTATCGAACTCGAAGAATCGCTCTTTATTGGAATCAAACAACGCCTGAGTTACACCCACCTGATGTCAGCGCCTTGAGATAAGAATTGACACCACAGCAACCACAACCCGTACACACCGCGTTAGTGATTGACGCGATTCGACAGATTGTTGACAAAGAACTCTGAACACCAGAATACAATCTTAGAACACAAGAACACCTCAATTCTATTGACAAATTTGCGTATTTCTCGTATAATTAGGCACAGAATTGCATAATGTTTGCGAACTTGTTCTTTGTGCCTTAAGAAGGTGTTCTATGTTGATCGAGCTCAAAATCAAGAACTATCGCTCTTTTCGTGAAGAAACCACTCTCTCCCTGGTGTCCAGCGCCGATAAGACCCTTTCGGAAAACACCATGCCCGTTCCTGAGTTCGGCGGACGTAGTTTGCTGCGTAGTGCAGTGGTCTATGGCCCCAATGCCGCCGGGAAGTCGAATCTGATCGCAGCCGCTCATTTTGTTGACGACTTCGTCAATTCTTCGATGGATCGAAAACTGAACAGCCCCATTGCGGCGACACCATTCCTGTTGGTCGCGGAACCGAATACCGATCCCTCTGAGTTCGAGATCACGTTCATTGATGATCAGGATGTGCGCTACCAGTACGGCTTTCATGTGACAGCAAAGCAGGTGGTACGCGAGTGGTTGGTGGCCTACCCCAAGGGCCTGCCGCAAACCTGGTTCGAGCGGGAGCAGGCTGGGGGCAGTGCGCCGTCGTGGAACTT includes the following:
- a CDS encoding BrnT family toxin → MQIVAILCPEHIEEKLEAKHGVTDREARQVLLGRSRIRFAEKGHTDGENVYVSFGHTMGGRYLAVFFIYKPTSQTAVIISAREMSERERRTYGRK
- the feoB gene encoding ferrous iron transport protein B, translated to MDMARPQITVALAGNPNTGKSTVFNALTGLQQHVANWPGKTVEKKEGICTRVSGAQMTVVDLPGTYSLSAYSPEEVIARDYILQERPQVVINVVDAFNLERNLYLTVQLLELGANLVLAVNMVDMADAAGLQLDCARLSALLGGIAVVPMVARRGSGLDELLSSVQAAAQAPEDSRPAFRLDYGREIEAEIARVGAAYARSLPAPAAGVDDQASPLTRWVALKLLEGEGELPLALMQPAAALAAPAPVLPAVQASQQRLRQFYGDEVDIAITDQRYGFVRGLARQVIRQARPARLDLTDRIDGVVTHRWLGIPFFLGMMYLIFHVVQNVSTPYLDWVDGVINGPIARWLSALLSLLQAPAWLQSLLVDGVVAGVGSVLAFVPGLLVLYFFLSLLEDSGYMARAAFVMDRAMSWMGLHGKSFVPMILGFGCAVPAIYATRTLENRRDRVLTALLVPLMSCSARLPVYVVFGLAFFREQSGTLIWALYATGIVVAALAGLLLSNTVLRQQADSAFVLELPPYRLPTWHSLRVHMWANVSDFVRKAGSLILVASLVIWLLLNLPWGVQDQRHSLFGQISQAVAPLLVPAGFGHWDAAGALVTGLAAKEVVVSTLAQIYAPQAPAAPALSNANVGAELLGIVTGLGKATLQAGRTLLSLLPGLGRIAPAAPATDTALSSALRQHFTPLSGLSYLVFVLLYVPCAATLGAIKAEFGWRWAAFSAGYQTGMAYLAAVLVFQVGRLAGFA
- a CDS encoding helix-turn-helix domain-containing protein, which encodes MLHEILDALGQSTGALCLDDLAQRLDINQAALAGMLQTLVQRGYLVEVADAASPCSACAWRGGCVIMTTARRRYAPARSGGTGHDRAV